The following proteins are encoded in a genomic region of Ostrea edulis chromosome 7, xbOstEdul1.1, whole genome shotgun sequence:
- the LOC125654982 gene encoding alpha-(1,3)-fucosyltransferase C-like, translated as MEDYKRLFMIMFISTGFFFVLFEFIPPSSPLDILPLKQIFGYRHNHVTGRPAGILQKDNTSIANFKEWRVLWYNIPFYLVNNSNYANSKKCEKHPKCVFSMDKKDLPNSDVVIFTQSYMESVPPRKENNQVWVFNSMESPAFMTQPSPRWYAELDWLMSYRRKSDIQRPYGIIRKRSTPLVKNYTEVFQKKKLFGVWMSGHCPVPSRRKALIQELQKYVQIDMFGSCGIRVCKTRSPYLNECLLNFSRDYKFYFAFENNICEDYTTEKLFNIYLGNLDVIPVINGPSTASLYLPKGTFLSALDYPSPKALAEKLKEIGSSEALFSQYLREKDKYFEIGTDEVFLDAMCKICAIMDKTKGKPERHKETIHQRFFVKGGC; from the coding sequence ATGGAAGACTACAAGCGTCTGTTCATGATAATGTTCATTTCTACTGGATTTTTCTTCGTGCTGTTTGAATTCATACCCCCTTCATCTCCGCTAGACATTCTGCCGTTAAAACAGATCTTTGGATACCGTCATAACCACGTGACCGGACGACCCGCGGGTATTCTGCAAAAGGACAACACATCCATCGCCAACTTTAAGGAATGGAGAGTATTGTGGTACAACATCCCATTTTATCTCGTGAACAATTCAAACTATGCTAATTCTAAGAAATGCGAGAAACATCCCAAGTGTGTGTTTTCAATGGATAAAAAAGATCTACCGAATAGTGACGTAGTGATATTCACACAATCTTATATGGAAAGTGTTCCGCCCCGGAAAGAAAACAACCAGGTCTGGGTGTTTAACTCAATGGAGAGCCCAGCGTTCATGACACAACCGTCACCAAGATGGTATGCTGAATTAGATTGGTTGATGTCTTATCGCAGGAAATCGGACATCCAGCGACCGTACGGGATTATTCGGAAACGGAGCACGCCTCTGGTGAAGAACTACACAGAAGTGTTTCAGAAGAAGAAACTATTCGGCGTGTGGATGTCGGGGCATTGTCCTGTACCGTCCCGTCGGAAGGCTCTCATTCAAGAGCTTCAGAAATATGTTCAGATCGACATGTTCGGTTCCTGTGGAATTCGCGTGTGCAAGACTCGTTCGCCATATTTGAATGAGTGTTTGCTAAACTTTTCGCGtgattataaattttattttgcatttgaaaataatatttgcGAAGACTACACGACAGAAAAACTGTTTAACATATATTTAGGAAACCTTGATGTCATACCGGTGATAAACGGTCCTTCCACCGCATCCTTATATTTACCCAAAGGAACATTTCTAAGTGCTTTGGATTATCCCTCCCCAAAGGCTTTGGCAGAGAAACTGAAAGAAATAGGTTCCAGCGAAGCTTTATTTTCGCAATACCTTAGGGagaaagacaaatatttcgAAATAGGTACGGATGAAGTTTTTCTGGATGCAATGTGTAAAATCTGTGCAATTATGGACAAGACAAAAGGCAAACCAGAGCGACATAAAGAAACCATTCATCAACGTTTCTTTGTTAAAGGTGGATGTTGA